A genomic region of Vibrio ziniensis contains the following coding sequences:
- the fliH gene encoding flagellar assembly protein FliH — translation MKKEKIMRLPADSYRIHRFPPLAQPLIVNDEFALDEDRLGSQADVQRQLETGFQQGLQQGFDEGLRQGIEQGKQQGIVEGQKEGFQKGFLSGEQSGKQRFTDAIKPVNEIFQSLSQWQMEQEQQQRHIICELVQKVAQQVIRAELTLMPQQILALVNETLNAMPGKAESVVVHLNPQDLERITQINSDLPDNWKLVADKDLPVGGCHLVTDEAEADASCDSRLQSCMDNVKQHMLEEGLPEKESNYE, via the coding sequence ATGAAGAAAGAAAAGATCATGCGTCTTCCCGCAGATAGTTATCGGATACACCGTTTTCCTCCGCTTGCTCAGCCACTAATAGTGAATGATGAATTTGCTTTAGATGAAGACCGATTAGGTTCGCAAGCGGATGTGCAGCGGCAGCTAGAAACTGGTTTCCAACAAGGTTTACAGCAAGGTTTCGATGAAGGTCTACGTCAGGGAATAGAGCAGGGTAAACAACAGGGTATAGTTGAAGGTCAGAAAGAAGGCTTTCAGAAAGGCTTTCTTTCCGGCGAACAGTCAGGTAAACAGCGGTTTACCGATGCTATTAAACCAGTTAATGAAATATTCCAGTCTCTCTCACAATGGCAAATGGAACAAGAGCAACAACAACGCCACATTATTTGTGAATTGGTGCAGAAAGTTGCTCAGCAAGTGATCAGAGCTGAACTGACACTTATGCCTCAACAGATCCTTGCACTAGTTAATGAAACGTTGAATGCGATGCCTGGAAAAGCGGAAAGTGTTGTTGTCCATTTGAATCCACAAGATTTAGAACGCATTACACAGATTAATTCAGATCTGCCTGATAATTGGAAACTGGTCGCTGATAAGGATCTGCCCGTAGGTGGATGCCACTTAGTAACTGATGAAGCAGAGGCCGATGCAAGTTGTGATTCTCGTTTGCAGTCATGTATGGATAACGTAAAGCAACATATGCTTGAAGAAGGGTTGCCAGAGAAAGAGAGTAACTATGAGTAA
- a CDS encoding flagellar motor switch protein FliG, whose translation MNTAQSTQNQDLNYVEQTALVLLGMGEDAAAKVLRHFSRDETQRVTRAMAKLSGIKSDKAKNVIQKFFDDFRQHSGIRGASKDYLSNTLRKALGNDLAKGLLNDLYGDEIRNSMQRLQWVDAEILARFIAEEHPQMQAIFLAYLPPESSSAVLKSLPQDYHDELLFRIARIQDIDHRVAGDLNELIERCIEQISVTQSAPLSGVKQVADIINRFDGDRASLMEMLKLHDEDVVSEIEQNMFDFMVLGRQSEDTMDRLVQQVPIDLWAAALKGAEITLQQSIKRSMPQRMVKSLEDDMQVRGAIPRSRVDSARQEIMQIVRELNDAGEIDLQLYQEPTVE comes from the coding sequence ATGAACACAGCACAATCAACGCAGAATCAAGATCTTAACTACGTAGAGCAAACAGCTTTAGTGCTGTTGGGTATGGGTGAAGACGCCGCAGCGAAAGTGCTACGTCATTTCAGCCGCGACGAAACTCAGCGCGTCACACGCGCTATGGCTAAGCTCAGTGGTATAAAAAGTGATAAAGCCAAAAATGTTATTCAAAAGTTTTTTGATGATTTCCGTCAGCACAGTGGTATCCGTGGAGCATCGAAAGATTACTTGTCTAATACGTTGCGTAAGGCATTGGGTAACGATTTGGCGAAAGGGTTATTGAATGACCTCTACGGTGATGAAATACGTAATAGTATGCAGCGTTTACAGTGGGTCGATGCTGAAATCCTTGCGCGTTTCATCGCTGAGGAACACCCACAGATGCAGGCGATTTTTCTCGCCTATTTACCGCCAGAGAGTTCCTCTGCGGTACTAAAGAGTTTACCGCAGGACTATCATGATGAACTGCTATTCCGAATTGCAAGGATTCAGGATATTGATCATAGAGTTGCAGGCGATTTGAATGAGCTGATTGAGCGTTGCATCGAACAAATATCTGTGACACAAAGTGCGCCGTTGTCAGGTGTTAAACAAGTTGCTGATATCATTAACCGTTTTGATGGAGACAGAGCCTCATTGATGGAAATGCTTAAACTGCATGATGAAGATGTGGTAAGTGAAATTGAACAGAATATGTTTGATTTCATGGTGTTAGGACGCCAAAGCGAAGACACAATGGATCGTCTTGTTCAACAAGTACCTATTGATTTGTGGGCGGCTGCACTTAAAGGTGCAGAAATTACACTGCAACAATCGATTAAACGTTCTATGCCTCAGCGTATGGTTAAATCTCTCGAAGATGACATGCAGGTTCGCGGCGCGATTCCTCGTAGTCGTGTAGACAGTGCCCGTCAGGAAATTATGCAAATCGTTCGTGAACTGAATGATGCAGGTGAAATTGATCTGCAGCTCTATCAGGAACCAACGGTGGAGTAA
- the fliF gene encoding flagellar basal-body MS-ring/collar protein FliF, giving the protein MSELQTQTAGALSISSNQANISSAKGMNDFGSKLKKIWSSSQRNLVLSAVLAAIVAALIVVALWSASQSFRPLYGHNEQFDVGEVVSILEAEGINYRLQEQNGQVLVSEDEVARSRMLLAAKGIKAKLPMGLDSLKEDSSLGTSQFMETARYRHGLEGELVRTIIALNAVANARVHLAIPRQTLFVRQQGETPSASVMVELKPGSDLKPEQVEAIVNLVVGSVIGLKPESVSVIDQYGRLLSADVGSAETGKVNARYLEYQRNVEKQIIKRAADMLTPIVGSSNFRVQVAADMDFSRVEETQEILDNNPIVSNEHTVQNNSVDQIALGVPGSLSNQPPLTGELPTQDSQNTNARSEIKRQYAVGSSVRRTQYQQGQIKKLNVSVLLNSVVAPDGSAWTEQEKAELSDMIMEAVGINAERGDSFSLKSFNFTPIEIEAPPAIPWWQDPTIQQPLRYVIGGLLGLVMILFVLRPLVMHLTGADRRKLDLDVPSLQDEPTYEDVQTKADREYEEKLNRRLAEKGIATSNGLEVSSEMLPPPGSPLEIQLKHLQLIANEEPQRVAEILKQWVNVNEHSTINAESRS; this is encoded by the coding sequence ATGTCTGAACTTCAAACGCAAACGGCTGGTGCACTGAGTATCAGTTCTAACCAAGCAAACATCTCTTCAGCTAAAGGGATGAATGATTTTGGCAGTAAATTGAAAAAAATCTGGTCGAGTAGCCAACGCAACTTAGTATTGTCGGCAGTACTGGCTGCTATTGTTGCTGCGCTTATTGTGGTTGCACTTTGGAGTGCATCTCAGAGTTTCCGCCCTTTATACGGTCATAATGAACAATTCGATGTAGGTGAAGTGGTATCTATATTGGAAGCGGAAGGAATTAACTACCGATTACAGGAACAGAATGGTCAGGTGCTTGTTTCTGAAGACGAAGTCGCAAGGTCGCGTATGCTGCTCGCGGCTAAAGGTATTAAAGCTAAGCTTCCAATGGGCCTCGACTCATTAAAAGAAGATAGCTCATTGGGTACCAGCCAGTTTATGGAAACGGCACGTTACCGTCACGGGCTTGAAGGTGAGTTGGTCCGTACCATTATCGCGTTAAATGCCGTGGCTAATGCCCGGGTTCACCTAGCGATTCCTCGTCAGACGTTGTTCGTCCGTCAGCAGGGTGAAACTCCATCGGCGTCGGTAATGGTGGAATTGAAACCAGGTTCAGATTTGAAACCAGAACAAGTGGAAGCGATTGTCAATCTGGTGGTAGGTAGTGTTATCGGTCTGAAGCCGGAATCGGTATCTGTGATAGATCAGTATGGACGTTTGTTGAGTGCTGATGTGGGGTCGGCGGAAACTGGCAAAGTGAATGCTAGGTACCTTGAATATCAGCGCAATGTTGAGAAGCAAATTATCAAACGTGCGGCTGATATGCTTACGCCGATTGTTGGTTCGAGCAACTTCAGAGTTCAAGTTGCTGCTGATATGGATTTTAGTCGTGTAGAAGAAACACAGGAAATTCTTGATAATAACCCGATTGTAAGCAATGAGCACACAGTACAGAATAATTCTGTCGACCAGATAGCACTCGGTGTACCTGGTTCTCTTAGCAATCAGCCTCCTCTCACTGGTGAACTGCCAACTCAAGACAGCCAAAATACTAATGCCCGTTCTGAAATTAAACGTCAGTATGCCGTGGGCTCTAGCGTGCGTCGTACGCAGTATCAACAAGGTCAAATCAAAAAACTGAATGTTTCTGTATTACTGAATTCCGTGGTCGCTCCGGACGGAAGTGCGTGGACTGAACAGGAGAAAGCGGAACTTTCGGATATGATTATGGAAGCTGTTGGTATTAATGCTGAACGTGGCGATAGCTTCAGTCTGAAAAGCTTCAACTTCACTCCTATTGAAATTGAAGCGCCACCAGCAATTCCTTGGTGGCAGGACCCGACAATTCAACAACCCTTACGTTATGTAATCGGCGGTTTGTTAGGGTTAGTCATGATTTTGTTTGTATTAAGACCTTTGGTCATGCACTTGACTGGCGCTGATCGCCGTAAGTTGGACCTTGACGTTCCGTCACTACAGGATGAACCAACGTATGAAGACGTACAGACTAAGGCAGATCGTGAATACGAGGAAAAACTAAATCGCAGACTAGCAGAAAAAGGTATTGCTACATCTAATGGTTTAGAAGTGAGTAGTGAAATGCTACCACCTCCGGGATCGCCTTTAGAAATCCAATTGAAACATTTGCAGCTTATTGCCAATGAAGAGCCGCAGCGTGTTGCAGAGATACTGAAACAGTGGGTAAACGTGAATGAACACAGCACAATCAACGCAGAATCAAGATCTTAA
- the fliJ gene encoding flagellar export protein FliJ codes for MKDKIRAVGKLQQVEEKNRDRIGQQLDTMRQKHQYLKSQLEQLANLKSTTGDSTFGAIKLNSALLMNFNRVDLLLQKLLRHHEQEQAVMEAQCNSVQEVLQSKHARVKGLEQVLERWNRKQQYEKARKEQKNIEDILNSRYRQKAL; via the coding sequence ATGAAGGACAAGATACGAGCTGTTGGTAAGTTGCAGCAAGTTGAAGAAAAGAATCGAGATCGCATTGGACAGCAATTGGATACGATGCGTCAAAAACATCAATATTTGAAAAGTCAGCTTGAACAATTAGCCAACCTGAAGTCAACCACGGGTGACTCAACCTTTGGAGCAATAAAGCTCAACAGTGCATTGTTGATGAACTTTAACCGAGTTGATCTACTGCTGCAAAAATTGTTACGCCACCATGAACAAGAGCAGGCCGTGATGGAAGCTCAATGTAACTCAGTCCAGGAAGTGCTGCAAAGCAAACATGCGCGCGTTAAAGGTTTAGAGCAGGTATTAGAACGCTGGAATAGAAAACAGCAATACGAAAAAGCTCGCAAAGAACAAAAGAATATCGAAGATATTCTTAATTCCCGCTATCGCCAGAAAGCTTTGTGA
- the fliE gene encoding flagellar hook-basal body complex protein FliE: MADLPIGNAMSAEQMLLAKMDAMRVQATPEFVISANPVDFQPVNEPMSFSTAMTDVLNKVNEHQAIASNKMTAVETGQSDDLVGAMIASQKASLSFNALLQVRNKVVGSFEDIMKMPV, encoded by the coding sequence ATGGCAGATCTACCGATTGGAAATGCAATGTCAGCAGAGCAAATGTTGCTTGCGAAAATGGATGCAATGCGAGTACAGGCCACGCCAGAGTTTGTAATTAGTGCTAACCCTGTCGATTTTCAACCTGTTAACGAGCCAATGTCGTTTTCGACAGCAATGACAGATGTACTTAACAAGGTTAATGAACATCAGGCAATTGCGAGCAACAAAATGACCGCAGTAGAAACGGGTCAAAGTGATGACTTAGTTGGAGCTATGATTGCTAGCCAGAAAGCCAGCCTATCATTTAATGCTTTATTGCAAGTGCGTAATAAAGTGGTTGGTTCATTTGAAGATATTATGAAGATGCCGGTATAA
- the fliI gene encoding flagellar protein export ATPase FliI: MSNVRTHSFLSERLSDAIASLDAVPVARVTGRLVKVNGLMLQAVGCRFKLDQRCMVETAEGSMIEAQVVGFDHNIAYLMPIRRLGGLFAGAKVVPLEGDSTVQMSSQWLGRVVNGLGEVLDGGPELRGGERISLEPNPINPLKRRPVDTPLDVGVRTINGLLTVGKGQRIGLMAGSGVGKSVLMGMISQNTEADVIVVGLIGERGREVREFIERNLTQEARKKAIIIAAPADESPLMRLRATLLCHRVAEYFRDKGKDVLLMMDSLTRYAMAQREISLSLGEPPASRGYPPSVFSVLPQLLERAGNSENPDGSLTAIYTVLAEGDDQQDPVVDSARAILDGHVVLSRQLAEQGHYPAIDVNASISRCMSACTQEAHHLISNQFRQLYFNYLQVKELLPLGGYHPGQDPDLDRAVAMYPRLKAYLQQSAKESVNYQDSLTQLAQLFQGQ; this comes from the coding sequence ATGAGTAATGTTCGTACTCATAGTTTCTTGTCGGAACGTTTGAGTGATGCGATCGCTTCTTTAGATGCTGTGCCTGTCGCTCGAGTCACAGGAAGGTTGGTAAAAGTTAACGGATTGATGCTTCAGGCAGTAGGTTGTCGCTTTAAACTGGATCAACGGTGCATGGTCGAAACCGCTGAAGGAAGCATGATTGAAGCTCAGGTTGTGGGTTTTGATCATAATATCGCTTATTTAATGCCGATTCGCCGTCTCGGTGGATTGTTTGCTGGCGCAAAAGTCGTACCACTAGAAGGTGACAGCACTGTTCAAATGAGCAGTCAGTGGCTAGGCCGTGTAGTCAATGGGCTTGGAGAGGTTTTGGATGGTGGTCCTGAACTGCGCGGAGGCGAACGCATTTCGCTTGAACCCAATCCGATTAACCCCCTCAAACGCAGACCCGTTGATACTCCGTTAGATGTCGGTGTCAGGACGATTAATGGGCTTTTGACCGTTGGTAAGGGACAGCGTATTGGTTTAATGGCCGGTAGTGGCGTTGGTAAAAGTGTCTTGATGGGAATGATATCTCAGAACACGGAAGCTGATGTTATTGTCGTTGGTCTGATCGGTGAACGAGGTCGAGAAGTTCGTGAATTTATCGAACGAAATCTTACGCAAGAGGCGCGTAAAAAGGCGATTATTATCGCAGCTCCTGCTGATGAGTCCCCTTTAATGAGATTACGTGCAACACTGTTGTGCCATCGCGTTGCTGAGTATTTTCGTGACAAAGGCAAAGATGTGTTGCTAATGATGGATTCTTTAACCCGTTATGCGATGGCGCAGCGGGAAATTTCGCTTTCTTTAGGCGAACCACCGGCTTCTCGAGGTTACCCACCTTCCGTTTTTAGTGTGCTACCTCAGTTGCTAGAGCGTGCGGGTAACAGTGAAAATCCGGATGGCAGTTTAACAGCAATCTATACGGTATTAGCTGAAGGTGATGATCAGCAGGACCCGGTTGTCGATTCCGCTAGGGCTATTCTTGATGGTCACGTGGTACTTTCCCGTCAGCTTGCAGAGCAAGGACATTACCCAGCTATTGATGTTAACGCCTCAATAAGTCGCTGTATGTCGGCATGTACGCAAGAGGCTCATCACCTGATATCTAATCAGTTTCGTCAACTCTATTTTAACTATTTGCAGGTCAAAGAACTGTTGCCACTTGGGGGATATCATCCCGGTCAGGACCCAGATTTGGATCGGGCCGTTGCAATGTACCCACGTTTGAAAGCTTATCTTCAGCAATCTGCAAAAGAATCAGTTAACTATCAAGATAGTTTGACGCAGCTAGCGCAATTGTTCCAAGGACAATGA